DNA from Roseimicrobium sp. ORNL1:
AGCGCGGTGAACGTAGTGAACGCCCGGAACGTGCTGATCGTGGCGAACGCCGCGAGCGCCCCCCGCGCCAGGCCCCCGTGTCCACCGAAGTGACCAATGAGCGTCTCTACGTGGGCAACCTGAGCTACGACGCCTCCGAGAGCGATCTCTTCGAGCTCTTCAGCGGCTCCGGCCGAGTGAAGAACGCCGAGGTGGTGGTGAACAACCGCACCCAGCGCTCCAAGGGCTTCGCCTTCGTGACCATGATGAGCGTGGACGAAGCGAAGAAGGCCGTGGCGGATCTCAATGCCAAGGACTTCATGGGCCGCCCGCTGGTGGTCGGTGGCGCGAAGCCGCTGGCTCCCCGCGATGAGCGCCCGAGCCGCGACGACGAAGAAGGCAGCGAAAGCGAAAGCCAGGAGGAAGCTGCCCAGCCCTCCGGCGACGAATCCAAGCCCGAACTGGCTGCCTAACGCATTTTGACGGCTCCTCGTGAGCCTGCCTGAAACCGCCTGTCTGCCTCGTGCGGCAGGCGGTTTTGTTTTTTGTGCCCCGTAGGTGATGAGGTGAAACGCAAAGCAGCGAAGCAGCAAAGGGATGAGGAAAGGAGGGAGGAACGAGGTGGGGCGTCAGGGGCGGATTCCGGTTAACCGCAGAGGGGCAAAGAGGCAGAGGACGCAGAGGATTTTTGGGGAGGGGGCCAGGGTGAAGCGATGTGAGGGAGCGGGTTTTGGCTTTCGAGGAGGAGGAGGCAAAGACGCGGAGGTGGGCCTCTAGGGTGTGATGATGGCTGAGGGGTGCTCCGTTGCCTTGCTGCCCCTCAACCTTTTGCGTCCTTTGCGTTCTTTTGCGGCCATTCCTCAGGACGGAGTTGCGCTCTGCCACGAACTCGCTGGGTGGTAGGAGCATTCCTGGACGTTGCTGCGATTTTTTCTTGCCAGTCCCGATAGGTGCCCGACCATCGTGCAATACTCCGAGGCAGCCGTGAAAACGTCTCCGCAACCGTTCTATGTGGTGGGCCCAACCGGCTCGGGTAAATCCGCGCTCGCCATCATGCTGGCGAATCTGTGGGGTGGGGAGATTGTGAATGCCGATGCCTTCCAGCTCTACCAGGGGCTGGACATTTGTACGGCGAAGCCCACGGCGGCCGAGTGTGCGCTGGCACCGCATCACCTCTATGGCGTGCTGTCTCCCACGGAGCTGTGTGATGCAGCCTTCTTTGCGGATCTGGCGAAGCCGGTGATTGCGGACATTGCCTCAAGGGGTGCCGTGCCCATCGTGGTGGGAGGAAGCGGTCTTTACATCAAGGCACTGACGCATGGCCTCAGCCCGCTGCCCTCGGATGAGGGATTGCGCCGTCGACTTTCACACCTAACCCCGGGAGAACGAGTGGCCTGGCTGCTGGCGCGTGACGCGCATGCCTCGGAGACAGTGAACCTGAAGAACGACCGGTATGTGACCCGCGCTTTGGAAATCTGTCTGCTGACGGGAAAACGGCAGAGCGAGCTACGCAAGGCGTGGAAGGACCGTGTGCCGGAGTATCACGGCATCCAGCTTGCCTGGGAGAGGGATGCTCTGCACGAGCGCATCAACAGCCGGGTGCATGCCATGGTGGCCGCGGGACTGGTGGAGGAGATTCGCAAGGCCACGGAGCTTTCCGCCACGGCGGAGAAAGCGATCGGCGTGCCGGAGATACGGGAGCATCTGCAGGGGAAAGTGTCTCTACCGGATGCGATCGCGGCGATCCAACTTGCCACGCGGCAGTATGCGCAGCGTCAGGTGAAGTGGTTCCGCAGGGAAAAAGGTTTTGTACCTGTAGAGATCCAGTTGGGTGCTCCCATGGAGAAGCTGGTGGCCAGGGCGGAAGAGGTGAGGACGGCTGGGGCTGGCCTGCGCTAGAAACGCCAGGAGGCGGTCACGCTCACCGTGTGGTTCGCATCGTCGTTCTGTCCGAAGCCGACGTTGTAGTACACGTTCGCGTAGAAGTTCGCTCCGACTTGAAGTCCCAGGCCGGTGCCAATGAAGACTGCATCCGGATTCTCATCGCTCATCTGGTACATGAATTCGGGGCCGGACCCGCCATCCAGTGCGGAGTGCAGGTCGCCATCACCGAGGTATTCATGCTGCCAGAAGGCGCGGAGTTCGGGGATCAATGCGGTGCGTTCATTCACCGCGATCGTGTAGGCGATGCGTCCACCGATATAGCTGCGCAGGCTCTCGGAATCCGCGTCGCGCATCTGGAGGTTCAGGACGCCTGCTCCTGTCTCGGTGAAGTCACCCAAGTCCACCTTGTTGTACTGCAGGCTCATCTGCGGTCCCAAGGTCCAGTTGCCAACATGGAAGTCATAGCCGGTGCCCAGCATCGTGAAGAACTCATAGCCATCGGGTTCGCTGGAAGCCCTGCGGTTCAGCGTGGCCCATTGGATGGCGCGTTTCACATCGAACTCTGTCTGGCCACCGCCGACGGCGAGGTCCATGTAGAAGCCGTTCTGGTCAAAGTTCGCGTAGGCACCGAAGCGGGTACTGCGCAGGTCCATGTCTCCGCCGAAGTCGTAGTCACCCCAGCCCTCCTGGTAGCTTCCAAAGAGGCCCACGGTCAGATTGTCCGCCACCTGGTAGTCACCGCCGACGAGGATGGTGCCACTCTCAAAGCTCTCGCCCGGAGTGAGGCTGAGCCCGCCACTGCTGAAGAGGCCACTCGCCTGGGTCCACACCTGCCACTTCTCATTCTCGACCGGGGCCACGGCGAGTTCCTTGGACGAGAGGACATTCTTGCTGCTCTTCGCACTGTTGGTGGTGGAGGGCAGGGGAGGGTGGCCAGAAGCTTTGGAGTCCGAGAAGGCACTCCCGAGGCGACGGGCGCTGAACTGCTGGAACAGAAGCTGTCCATGCGTGTGGCCCAGCTCCGTGGCCGTTTGCAACGCGCCCTCGTAATAGGTCGGCTGGATGGCCTCAAACGCGGCAGGATATTGCTCTGCTCTGAGCAGGTCCAGAGCGAGGGTGACGGCACCAATGTCTCCGTTCTCGATGCCGATCCATTCATCCAGAGCCCTGGCAGTGCTGCGTTGGTTCTGTGTCTGGGCCACCAGAGTATAGCTCGCGGGCGCCACCAGAAGCGTGCCGGTGGAGCCTGAGTTCAGGAAACGACCGCGGAGAAGGTGGTCATCCGGCATCAGGATGCGGTTGAACCTGCCCGTGATTCTGCCTGCCCGCAGGAAGGTGTAGAGGTCGCCGTAGTCCAGATCCGCATTCAGGGAGCGCACGTCGAGGGTGCCATTCAAATGGGCCTGTCCGCTCACCGTGAGTCGATCCACCGCGCCGGCGCCATTGACCTCAATCTGCAGTGTGCCTCGTGATGTCTGGACGAAATTGCCGTCAATGGTGAGCTTGCCAATGCTGTTGCCGGGGGCGACCACGCCGTTGTTCGTCACGTTCCCCGCGACCAGGCCATTGCCCTGAAGCGTGCCGCGAGTGCCCACAAACACGTGAGGGGTGTGCAACGTGCCATTCACTGCGAGCACACCCTGCACGGAGGTGCTGCCCTCCACCTGAAGCAGACCATTGGACGCAACGGTCAGACGTGTGCCGCGACCGATGAGCGCATTGCTTCCCACGGTGAACAGATTTCCCACATTCAGCTGCCCGCCAGCCACCACCAGATTGCCTGGCACGGTGGCTGTACTGTTCACGGTCAAGGTCCCGGCCCCTTGCTTCGTGAAGTCTGAAACGGTGGACAGATGACCGCCCTGGATGGTGCCCCTGCCGGTCGGCACGATGAAGGCACCGCTGGTCACTTCCAGATTGTTGTACACCTGGAGAGAGCCACCGGGGGCGAACCACAGGGCATTGATGACGTTGCTCTCGGTGGTGGTGCCGGTGAAGGAAGGGCCACGTACGACAAACGTGCTTGCCGGATCGGTGTTCACAGGGCTGGAGTTCTGCAGAATGTTGGTCGCCAGCGGGGCGAACAAAATCTGAAACGCGAGATTGCGGTTATTCGAGGTCCATGCGTTTACGTTGAACAAATCCGCGAAGTTGCCGGCGGTCGAGGCGATGAGGAATCCATCGGGGTAAGGAATGTCATTTATAAATCCGCCCACCCCCACGGAAGAAGGTCCATTGCTTGGGACATCAAGGACGCTGACGAAAACCGCGTATTGTTGGCCAGCATCCAAGGCCAGGGGAGTGGGCAGCGTGAACGTGTACAGCTCCATACCACTGGAGCTGTTTGCGACCTGGCTCACCGAACCCTGATACAGCGCCGGGCCTGTGAGCTGACGGTTGACAGTGTCGTAGGCATAGAGGTAGGGCCTTACGTTGACGCCGGGATCGCCGGATGACGCCTGGAAGGCGAGGGTGAAGCTCGAAGCCCCCATGGACGTGTCCGAGGGAGCCTGAAACGTCTGGCCAAACGAGGGAAAATTGGAGGAGCCCAAGTATCCAAAGCCCGATACGCCGTTCCAAGTCGGAAAGGTATCGATGGTCTGTGCACCAGCAGATGAACACAACGCTGCTACCGAGGCTACTGTCAGCATCGTCCGCCTTGCTCTTGTACCCGACAACCCGAACGCCGCCAACAGTTTATGAGCTATGTCCATGCTGGGCGTAATAAGTGCCGATAATTACTCGAAGCAATTGTTTAATTTAGCCTTTAATTGCGGTGCGATCATGCAAAATGCATTCATTTTGAAGCGGTCGTGCGTTCTTGAGTGTGAGGATGTTTGACGAGCGCGCCCATCTTCATGTCGATGTCGTCGAGAAAGCGGCCCACGGTTGGTTTCCGCCATGGGCCTGTCTTCCCAAGGTGAAAAATCAGACGGTATCCTCCAAGAAGTACTCGTCCATCTGTTGCCCTCTTGACTCTTGGCCTCACCCCGTTCAATAGAACAGTTGCCACTTTGTTTTTCCCAGACTTCCACCTTCATGTCCGAGCCTCTTTCCGTACGCGTTGACCTTGGTGCCCGCAGCTATGATGTCCTGATTGGGTATGGGCTGCTTTCACGCACCGGTAGTTATGCCGCCGAACTCCTGGGGCGGAAGAAGTGTGTCATCGTCACCGACTCGAATGTGGGGCCACTGTATGCGGAAGCGGTGAGACAGAGTCTTTGGGAGGCTGGCATCGCCACGACGGTGATTACGGTGAAAGCAGGGGAAGGTTCCAAGTGCATGTCCGTGGTGGAAGATGTGTGCCGGCAGATGCTGCGCGCGGGGCTGGATCGGAAGGCCTTTCTCGTGGCCTTGGGCGGCGGGGTCATCGGTGACCTGGCAGGCTTTGCGGCGTCCATCTTTCTGCGCGGCATTCCGTTCATCCAGATTCCCACGACGGTGCTTTCCCAGGTGGATTCCAGTGTGGGTGGGAAGACGGGGGTGAACACGCCGGAAGGCAAGAACCTGCTCGGGACCTTCAGCCAGCCGGCGCTGGTGCTGGCGGATGTAACCACGCTCAACAGTCTGCCTCCGCGGGAATACGCCGAGGGGTTTGCGGAGATCATCAAGCACGCGGCCATTCGTGACCCGCTCATGTTTGAGTCCATCCAAGAGGTGGCTGAAGGGAATGGAGATCTCGCGGAACTCATCCGGCGGAACGTGGCCATCAAGGCGCGCATCGTGGAGGAGGACGAGCATGAGCTCACTGGCACGCGCGCGTTGCTGAACTTCGGCCACACCATCGGGCACGCGGTGGAGGCAAGCGCTGGTTATGGCGAGCTGCTGCACGGCGAGGCCATTGCGTTGGGCATGGTCGCGGCGGCGAGTCTGTCGTGCCAGCTTTCTGGATTGCCTCCTGTGGCGCGCGGCAAGATTGTGAACCTCATCAAGCGCTTCAACATGCCGACCCGTCTGCCTGATGGCATGGGCGTGGAGACCATCCTAGGGCACATGAAGCACGACAAGAAATTCAGCGAAGGCAAGATTCGCTTCGTGCTGCTGCGCACGCTGGGTGATGCCTTCGTGAGCAAGGACGTTACGGAAGAGAATGTCGTGAACGCGATCAAGGGGTTGCGCTACTAGCGCGGAGAAGGCTGTCATGACCCGCACGGAGGCTTATCTCGCGCTGAATCTGCTGCCCAAGATCGGGCCGGTGCGCGTGCAGCGGCTGCTGGATTTCTTTGGCTCGCCGGAGCAGGTGCTCAGCGCCAGCGCAAAGGAGATTGTGCGGGTGGAGGGCTTCGGAGAAGAGCTCGCGAATGCCGTCGCCGACTGGGAAAATCGCATTGACCTCACACGCGAACTTCGTCGCGTGAATGAGGAGGAGCTGACCATCCTCACCCTTGAGGATCCTCTGTACCCACGCCTGCTGAAGCAGATCTATGATCCGCCCGTCATTCTCTATGTGAAGGGCAAGATCACGGAACGTGACGCGAATGCGCTGGGCATCGTGGGCTCGCGCCATGCTACGCAGTATGGACTGGCGACGGCAAAGAAGTTCTCTTTCCAACTCGCGTATGCGGGCTACACGGTGATCAGCGGACTGGCACGTGGTATCGATACCGCGGCGCATGAAGGCGCGCTGGCGAGCAAGGGGCGCACGATTGCGGTCATCGGCTCGGGACATGGCGAGTTGTATCCCCCGGAGAACAAGGCACTGGCGGAGCGCATTGCATCTCAAGGCGCGGTGGTCAGCGAGTTCCCGGTGGATCGCCCGCCGGACAAGCAGACATTTCCGTTGCGCAATCGCATCGTGAGCGGCTGGAGCACCGGCATCATCGTGGTGGAGGCGCCCTCACGCAGCGGTTCGCTCATCACCGCACAGCAGGCGGCCGAACAGGGCCGCACGGTGTACGCGGTGCCGGGGAATATTGACCGGCCCAGCTCGCATGGTTGCAACCGGCTCATCCAGGAAGGCGCGAAGCTCATCATGGATGGTGCTGAGGTGCTGGATGATCTGAACACACTCTTCCCCACGCAGCCGAAGGCGCCGGTGACCTCCGAGTCCAAGCCTTCCGCCAAGCTGACGGGCGATGAAGAGAAGGTCTATGCCGTGCTGGGCACGACGGAGGTGCATATCAATGACATCGCCTCGAGCACCGGTCTGGCGCTGCCGGTGGTCTCCACTACGCTGATGAAGCTGGAGATGAAGCGCGTGGTACGCCCGCTGCCGGGGAAGTATTATGTGCGGATGGTGTGATGGGAGGTATCAGGGATTGGGTTCCCGTTTCTTGATCACGAATTTGTAGGTGCTGCCGGCGGATTGGGGTGCCTCGACCATGTGTGCCGGGTCGTCCAGGGAGTACTGCTCGCCAGTTGCCCACACATACTCCCAACCGAGGAATACTCTAAATTTGCCAGCAGGAAGCGTGGACACACGGAACTTTCCGTTCACGTCAGTGGGAGCTTCTGCCTGGAGACCATCGTTGACATCCACGAAGCTGGTCTGGGTTGGTACCTCCACGGGTGCGAAGTGCAGCTTCACCCCCTGAAGTGGCTTGCCATCTGGATCGACCACGATGCCCTCTACGGCATGCGCCCGTTCTCGCTTCAGTCGCAGTTGGGACGACGAGCGATCGACTCTGGCAATGAGCGGTGCAATTCCCCGGGTGCTGGGCACGGAGAGGAAGTACTGGCCTTGCACCTCGAAGTTCATGTGTGGTAGTTCGAAGGTGCCATCGGCCTTGATCGGGTAGTTGGTGCTTGTAGTGCGGTGGGCTGGTTCCTTGTAGACCAGGTAAATGTTGCCGCCTTCCATGGGAGTTCCATCAGGTTGGAGAATGGTGCCGCGAATGGACTCACCGTCAGGAAAGGCGATGTCCTGGCGTACCAGAGGACTGGCTTCGTCCACCTCGAACTCCGGCGTTTCTACCATGGAGGTTCCTTCACGAACGAGGAGGCGGTACCTGGCATGCAGCGGAACAGGTGAGATGAAGAAACGGGAGCCGTGGTCCAGTACCTTCAAAAGATGTCCGGAGTCATTGTACACGGTTTGCCACTCTCCCGCCCTCGGCTCATACTTCAGTAGGATGAGATGGGGGTCGTTGCGCACGGATTGGTATCCTGGATACATGCGAATGTCACCGCTGATGGCTCCGGCCGGTTCCATGGGGATTTCCAAGCGTAGAGGTCCATCACCTGCTTCCACTTTCTGCCATGTGTGGTCGAATCGGTAGCCGGTGATACCTCCGGTATTGATCGTCAATTGGGAGTTCAATGGGACATCCACTCTGCAAATGCCATCGGTGACCTTGTGGAAAGTGATGTTCGAATTTTTGATAACCAACGGCACTTCTCCGTTGAAGGGAGGGCTGCCGTTTGGAGTGGAGAACTTCA
Protein-coding regions in this window:
- a CDS encoding RNA-binding protein: MSDYKPNGQGRPQGDRRRRRRGGRNRGPQSASENSSQSSHKSFTRPPKTKPLTGFQKFLKVVTLGLYNPTPAPRPSNHGTGQPQRTPREEGPIARSDRQERESTRQERSDRGERGERQERGERSERPERADRGERRERPPRQAPVSTEVTNERLYVGNLSYDASESDLFELFSGSGRVKNAEVVVNNRTQRSKGFAFVTMMSVDEAKKAVADLNAKDFMGRPLVVGGAKPLAPRDERPSRDDEEGSESESQEEAAQPSGDESKPELAA
- the miaA gene encoding tRNA (adenosine(37)-N6)-dimethylallyltransferase MiaA gives rise to the protein MKTSPQPFYVVGPTGSGKSALAIMLANLWGGEIVNADAFQLYQGLDICTAKPTAAECALAPHHLYGVLSPTELCDAAFFADLAKPVIADIASRGAVPIVVGGSGLYIKALTHGLSPLPSDEGLRRRLSHLTPGERVAWLLARDAHASETVNLKNDRYVTRALEICLLTGKRQSELRKAWKDRVPEYHGIQLAWERDALHERINSRVHAMVAAGLVEEIRKATELSATAEKAIGVPEIREHLQGKVSLPDAIAAIQLATRQYAQRQVKWFRREKGFVPVEIQLGAPMEKLVARAEEVRTAGAGLR
- a CDS encoding autotransporter outer membrane beta-barrel domain-containing protein; the encoded protein is MGSSNFPSFGQTFQAPSDTSMGASSFTLAFQASSGDPGVNVRPYLYAYDTVNRQLTGPALYQGSVSQVANSSSGMELYTFTLPTPLALDAGQQYAVFVSVLDVPSNGPSSVGVGGFINDIPYPDGFLIASTAGNFADLFNVNAWTSNNRNLAFQILFAPLATNILQNSSPVNTDPASTFVVRGPSFTGTTTESNVINALWFAPGGSLQVYNNLEVTSGAFIVPTGRGTIQGGHLSTVSDFTKQGAGTLTVNSTATVPGNLVVAGGQLNVGNLFTVGSNALIGRGTRLTVASNGLLQVEGSTSVQGVLAVNGTLHTPHVFVGTRGTLQGNGLVAGNVTNNGVVAPGNSIGKLTIDGNFVQTSRGTLQIEVNGAGAVDRLTVSGQAHLNGTLDVRSLNADLDYGDLYTFLRAGRITGRFNRILMPDDHLLRGRFLNSGSTGTLLVAPASYTLVAQTQNQRSTARALDEWIGIENGDIGAVTLALDLLRAEQYPAAFEAIQPTYYEGALQTATELGHTHGQLLFQQFSARRLGSAFSDSKASGHPPLPSTTNSAKSSKNVLSSKELAVAPVENEKWQVWTQASGLFSSGGLSLTPGESFESGTILVGGDYQVADNLTVGLFGSYQEGWGDYDFGGDMDLRSTRFGAYANFDQNGFYMDLAVGGGQTEFDVKRAIQWATLNRRASSEPDGYEFFTMLGTGYDFHVGNWTLGPQMSLQYNKVDLGDFTETGAGVLNLQMRDADSESLRSYIGGRIAYTIAVNERTALIPELRAFWQHEYLGDGDLHSALDGGSGPEFMYQMSDENPDAVFIGTGLGLQVGANFYANVYYNVGFGQNDDANHTVSVTASWRF
- the aroB gene encoding 3-dehydroquinate synthase, which translates into the protein MSEPLSVRVDLGARSYDVLIGYGLLSRTGSYAAELLGRKKCVIVTDSNVGPLYAEAVRQSLWEAGIATTVITVKAGEGSKCMSVVEDVCRQMLRAGLDRKAFLVALGGGVIGDLAGFAASIFLRGIPFIQIPTTVLSQVDSSVGGKTGVNTPEGKNLLGTFSQPALVLADVTTLNSLPPREYAEGFAEIIKHAAIRDPLMFESIQEVAEGNGDLAELIRRNVAIKARIVEEDEHELTGTRALLNFGHTIGHAVEASAGYGELLHGEAIALGMVAAASLSCQLSGLPPVARGKIVNLIKRFNMPTRLPDGMGVETILGHMKHDKKFSEGKIRFVLLRTLGDAFVSKDVTEENVVNAIKGLRY
- the dprA gene encoding DNA-processing protein DprA, yielding MTRTEAYLALNLLPKIGPVRVQRLLDFFGSPEQVLSASAKEIVRVEGFGEELANAVADWENRIDLTRELRRVNEEELTILTLEDPLYPRLLKQIYDPPVILYVKGKITERDANALGIVGSRHATQYGLATAKKFSFQLAYAGYTVISGLARGIDTAAHEGALASKGRTIAVIGSGHGELYPPENKALAERIASQGAVVSEFPVDRPPDKQTFPLRNRIVSGWSTGIIVVEAPSRSGSLITAQQAAEQGRTVYAVPGNIDRPSSHGCNRLIQEGAKLIMDGAEVLDDLNTLFPTQPKAPVTSESKPSAKLTGDEEKVYAVLGTTEVHINDIASSTGLALPVVSTTLMKLEMKRVVRPLPGKYYVRMV